The genomic region AGAACTGCCCGTTCAATACGGCGTAAAAAGTATTGTGGTAGAAAAAGAAGTGAACAGGATTCCACATGCCCGCATTGTTATTTTAGATGGAAGTGCTCCGGATCAGGACTTTAAACTAAGTGGTGAAAATCTATTGATCCCGGGAAAGGAAATTGAAATTACGGTTGGATACCATTCCAAAGAGGAGACCATTTTTAAAGGGGTTGTGGTCAAACATAACTTAAAAGTTAAAAACGGATCGACGTTCCTGATTGTGGAGTGTAAAGACAAAGCAGTGAAGATGACTTTGGGGCGAAAAAGCAAGTATTTCTACGAAAGTAAAGACAGCGATATTATTGAAGAACTGATCGGAAATAGTGGCGCAACCGCAGATGTCGAAACGACTGCAAAAACGCATAAGGAATTGGTACAATACCGTGCTTCCGACTGGGATTTTATGGTAACCCGTGCACAGGCTAATGGAAAGCTTTGTTTTGTGGACGACGGTACCATTAAAGTAGCCAAACCAAAAGTGAGTGGCGAAGCAGTAGAAACCGTAGCCTTTGGTTCTTCTGTTCATGAATTTGACGGCGAAATCGATGCCAGAGATCAGTTTAGTACAATCACCGCTTCCTCATGGAGTTATACCGATCAGGAGATCGTAGAAGCAGAAGCGCAGGATCCTGGAATTACACTCAATGGTGATCTTTCGCCAAGTGATCTGGCTGATGTTTTCGGAATCGAAGACCTGCAATTGCGACACGGAGGTAAGATCACTCAGGAAGAACTACAAGACTGGAGCGATGCCAAAGCGACTTTTCAGCAATTGGCAAAATCACGCGGAACGGTAACATTTCAAGGGATTCCGAAAGTAAAGCCAGGGGTCTTATTAAAATTAGAAGGTTTAGGAAAACGATTCAACGGTACCATTTATGTCACAGGTGTACGCCATGAAGTTACAGAAGGAAACTGGTTGGCAACAGCACAATTTGGATTAACTCCAACATGGTTTTCAGAAACCTATGATGTGAGCGAAATGCCGGGATCCGGAATTATGCCAGCCATTAGCGGTTTGCATGTTGGCGTAGTAACACAATTGGAATCGGATCCGGATGGAGAAGATCGAATTCTGGTACAAATACCAATTATTAACAATGAAGAAGAAGGAATCTGGTGTCGTGTAGCAACACTTGATGCCGGAGAAAACAGAGGTTCCTTTTTCAGACCGGAAATTGAAGATGAGGTTATTATCGGTTTTATAAACGACGATCCAAACGATGCCGTAGTTCTGGGAATGTTGCACAGTAGTGCCAAACCAGCACCGATAACAGCAACCGATGACAATCATGAAAAAGGATTTGTGACCCGAAGTGAAATGAAAATGATTTTCAATGATGACAAAATTTCCTATACACTCGAGACACCGGCTGGTAAGAAAGTGATTTTAGATGAAGATGCCGACATTATAAAAATTGAAGATGAACATTCGAACGTACTCACTTTTAAAAGTGATGGTATTACGATGGAAAGTGCAGGAGATATTAAAATTAAAGCCTCCGGAGATGTAAGTATCGAAGGAACCAATGTAAAACTGAAAGCCAGTGCACAGTTTAAAGCCGAAGGAAGTTCCGGTTCGGAAGTATCCTCAGGAGCGGTAACCGTAATCAAAGGATCGCAGGTAAAAATCAACTAAAAAACGATAAGGATCGCAAGGACGAAAAAAGAATGCAAAGGAAGCGGGGCCTTACGATCTGAAAAAATTATAAATAACAATATATGAAACCAGCAGCACGAATCACAGATATGCATACCTGCCCGATGGTCACTGGAAATGTACCTCATGTAGGTGGACCTATATTGCCGGCCGGTGAACCGACAGTATTAATTGGCGGAATGCCCGCAGCAAGAGTAGGCGACAAAGCAATCTGTAGTGGTCCACCCGATACCATAGCGGCCGGATCATCGACCGTTTTAATAGGCGGGAAACCGGCAGCACGACAAGGCGATACCACTGCACATGGAGGTGTCATATCGGCCGGTATGCCCACCGTATTAATTGGTGGATAGTGCTGTATTATGATATTTAAACGCAGTAATGGCTACCCATATTCGGCCTGGCCTAAAAACTGAAATAGCTATAACCACACCCAAGTAAACTAAGGCATCATATTACCGATAAACGAGTACAATAAAAAAATATATAAAGAACAGTATGAAAATAAATACAGATTTTTTAGGAATAGGTTGGAGTTTTCCGCCTGAGTTTAATAAAGCAGAAGGAGGCGTGACCATGACTACTGATGTTGAAGATATCAATAACAGTTTACTAATCCTTTTGTCTACGCGACCAGGAGAACGGGTCATGTTTCCAAACTATGGTTGTGATTTACAGGAAATGCTTTTTAAGCCCCTGGAACTAACACTAATCACACAAATGAAAGGGATTATTGAACGCGCCATTTTGTACCATGAACCCCGAATCAATATTATCAGTATTGAAATTGATACTACAGAAGAACTGGAAGGACAGGTGTTGATACATATCGATTATGAAGTGAGAAATACCAATACGAGAAGCAATGTTGTTTTTCCTTTCTATAAAGGAGAAGCTACCGCAATCTAAACGACTTGTAATGACTGTAACCCCATTCGATTTTGCCAGAATAGTTTACATCAAGTAGTGCATCTGACCATAGAAAATTAAATATAAACAAATGAAAAAAATAGATACATTTTCGCATTATCGTGACGGAAAATCACAAATGCAACGCTTTTTAACAGAACTTGATCCCAGTAATCTTGAATTGCACGATTTCGATTTGTTTGATTGGCTACTCTTTGCTAACAATTTTGCCACTCATGTAAATTATTTTGATAAAAATGATGCAACAACACCTAACGGAACCTGGGAAGGCTTTTTTTTAGGTGCCGATGATTATTCCATTCCGCGTAGGGAAAGTGTTGCTTACAAAAGCCTGAAAAAAGAGGTTACAGAACTTGTCGCTCAATTTGAGAAAGATGGAAGTCTTACGCCTCACATGACGTTATTTATCTGCTTTATTAAGTTGATGGATTTTTCGAAAAAGGCACTTAATAATCTTACCAAAAGACATTTGGATTTCTATTACAATGAAATTCTTCAGATCGAAAAACAAGATGCTAAAGCGGATAAAGTTTATGTGATTTTCGAATTAGCCAAAAAAGCAATCCAGGAAAGAGTGCCGGAAGGGACCTTGCTCGATGCTAAAAAAGATGCAACAGGTAAAAAACGTGTTTTTAAGACCGAAAAAGAACTTATTGCCAGTCAGGCAAAAGTGGTAGAACTTAAAAGCTTTTTAAACGATAAAACAAAAAAAGAACTAAAAATAGCCCGTGCGGTTAATACTTTAGACGGAATCGCCGAAAAACTACCGGAAACCAGTAATTATTGGTGGCCTTTTGGATACAATTCGAACGAATCCAAACCGGATAAATCGGACTTTAAAGAACTTGAAAATGCCAAACTGGGTTTTTCAATCGCTTCCTCATTGCTAAATTTAAAAGAAGGAGAACGTACCGTAACCGTTACGATTAGCTTTCGAGACAACGGAACCTCAAAATTAGCAGCTTTACGACTTGATGAAATTGAAAACAATATCAAATTGTTTTATAGTGGTGAAAAAGAATGGGTATCCGGTAGTGCAATAAGATGTACTGTAAACGACGCTAAAAGTTTAGTGTTAACCTTTACGCTAACGAAAAATTTTCCGGCCGTGGTGGGCTATAATAAAGAAGTGCTGGGCGGAACATTCCTGACCGATTTTGCCATTGCGCGATTTATGATCGAAGGAAACAGGTATTATGACCTTTATGAGGCACTGGCTGAAAAAGAAATCGAAAACGTAGTTATTGCCGTTGATGTAAAAGGAGTGAAATCCATTTTGGTTGAAAACGACAGTAGTGCGCTAAATCCGGAAAAAGATTATTTCCCATTTACCGGACAACCGGTAACAGGATCTAATTTTTACATTAAGTATCCGGAGATGTTTGCTAAAAAATGGGATAAAGCATCGATTACAATCAATTGGAAAAATACGCCGGAATCGATAAGAGATCTTTATCAGGGCTATACGATTAAGCCCAATGTTGTGGTTTCGAAAAATTCGTTTAGCGCTGCTAAAACGAAGAGTTCCGTTGTGGTTCAAGATGATCATTTTAAAGCGAATGTATTTCTTCTAGAAAAAGAAGGATGGGCTATAAAAGGAACAGACATCCATTTGTACCAAAAAACGGAAACCGGGTATCAAACGAATTTTACGATCCAAAACTCAGGTTCAGTTGCGGGTACTTCTGAATCGATCCGATTAACCTTAAAACAATCGGCGTTACAGGATGTGTATCCAAAATTATATACACTGGCATTAACCAGCGGTGAGACTAATATTCTGATCCCGAATGAACCATATATCCCGGTAACCGAAAATGTCGAGTTGAACTATTCGGCTTCAGAAAGCGCTTATACGGGCCGAACTACTTTGGTAAAGAATGTAAAAGCATTAAACATACTCGACACCGTTGCCACGAACCGAAGTGTTCTGGCAAAGAATGTAAAATCATTAAACCTGGATAGCGTTGCTGTAAAGCCAAACATTCTGGTAAACAGTGTGAAATCGGCAAAAAACAAAGAAGTAACCTTGTTTTATGAAGATGCATTTGGTCAGTTCGAAAAAGAAATGGCTGCACCTAGTATTGTGCCGGTTCACGAAGTTGGAGGCGAATTATTCATTTGCTTAGATGCCAAACCAAGTGAAACGGTATCGCTGTTAATCCAGGCTTTGGAAGGAAGTGAAAACACCTTGGCCGATACCTTCGAAGAGAATGAAAATATTCAATGGGATATTCTTTCTAAGAATACATGGAGAACCCTTAGAAATGATATCCTGACTAACGAGACGAAACGATTCCTGGAATCTGGAATTGTGAAATTTAAGATTCCGAAGGATATTGATATAAACACAACCTTATTTGAGAAAAAAGGAATATGGATCCGAGCGAAAACAAAACGAAGCTATGACGCCGTATGTAAAATTCAGGGAATTTATACACAAGCGGTTCTGGCTACTTTTCAGAATCAGGATAACGATTTGACACACCTGGATCACGGATTGGAAGCCGGTACGATTGCAAAACTAATTACAAGAGTACCGCAGATCAAATCGGTGAGTCAGCCTTATAATTCTTTCGACGGAAAATATAAAGAAAGCGACGCGGCTTTTTACAGACGTGTTAGTGAACGATTACGTCACAAAAACAGAGCGATTACACAATGGGATTATGAGCAACTTGTTTTGCAGGAATTTCCAGATGTTTTTATGGTGAAATGTTTGAACCATACCTCCGAAAAATCATTTATGGCTCCTGGTCATGTGACCCTGGTTGTGATTCCGAATACAAAAAATAAAAATGCATTCGATAGCTACCAGCCACGAGTAAGTCGGGCCAGCTTGAATAAAATTCAAAACTATGTTAACGGATTAAATTCAATGCATGTGCAGACGCATGTTATCAATCCAAATTATCAGGAAGCCACTGTGAAAATTGAAGCAAGATTCCATAATGAATTTGATGAAGCTTTCTATAGCAAACAATTGGACGAAGATATTAAAAAATTTATATCGCCTTGGGCGTTTGGAGATTCTGATGTTGTTTCGTTTAATATGAAACTTAATGTAAATCAGTTGATTAATTATTTGGAGCAACTTTATTATGTTGACTATATCGACAGTATACAGGTAACGGTTAATGGTGAAATACAGACAAAATATTTAATTGAAGTAGATCCGAAATCCATATTAGTATCCGCAAAACAACATGAAGTGGCTATTGCTAAACAGGTATGTATTTAAACAAAACAAATAGATAAAAATAGATAATTATGTCAGAAAATAGTCATATTAGTATACCTAAAAAAGTTGAAACGGAAGACCAGTTAGATTTTCAGTTCCTACGAAAGACAGGTATTCAATACATAGAAGAACTGGGAAGTAAACTTTGGACCGATTATAATTCTCATGATCCCGGGATCACTACTTTGGAGGTGTTAAGTTATGCCATTACCGATTTAGGGATGCGTATGAATCTTAATATGGAAGATATTTTGTCTTCGAATGAAGCGGGTCAAGGTATTGATAGCCAATTTATTGAGGCGGCCGAAATTCTGCCTTCAAGACCTTTAAATGAGCTGGATTACAGAAAATTGTTTATCGATGTTGGTTTAAAATCAGGAAGCAGCCGCGCTGTAAAAAATTGTTGGTGGCGTCCTCGGACTGAATTGATTTATGCCGATTGTGATTCAACAAAACTGGCGTTAAATCCGGACGATTTAGTAGGTGCAGCCAAAATAAAAAGCTTTCCGGTAAAAGGGCTTTATGATCTTTATGTGGAATATGGAGAAGACCTTGATGGAGAAGAAACAACCGATATATGCGACAGATCGAATACCCGAATCAAAATTCTGGAGCGCTATCATGCCAATAGAAACCTTTGTGAGGATTTAGTTGATATCAAGGAAATTGAAACGCAAAGTATTGCGGTTTGTGCCCGAATTGGCGTTACAAACAAAGCCGATGAAGAACTGGTACACGCTAAAGTATTGCGAAGCATCAACAATTACCTGTCACCGGAAGTACACTTCTATTCCTTAAAACAGATGCTTGACAAAGGCTATACGACCGATCAGATTTTTGACGGACCGCTTTTGGATAATGGTTTTATTGATACAGAAGAACTTAAAAACAGTCAGCTAAGAAAAGAAGTACGGCTGTCCGATATCATCAATGTGATTATGAAAGTTGAAGGCGTTCAGGAAATTAAAGAAATTTCTATCGCCGGATGTGACGGCACTTTACAACAAAGTGACGAATGGGTAATCTGTATTGCAGAAGGAAGAAAACCGGTATTGTGTGACCTAAGTTCTTTTAGCTATTCCAAAGGATCGCTTCCACTAAATATCAACCGTAAAAAAGTAGACGAATACCTGGAAAAGTTCCGTCAGGAACAGGAAGCACTTCGCGAAGATGCACGATTAAACAAAACATTGGAAATCCCTAAGGGAACGGCCTATGACCTGGGGAATTATGCGTCTATTTTAAACGAATTCCCGGATACCTATGGTGTAGGAACCTCCGGAATTATTGGAAATCCAAGTGTGGAAAGAGAAGCACTTGCCAAGCAGTTACAAGGGTATTTGTTGTTTTTTGATAAAGTACTGGCCAGTTATTTCAAACATCTTGAAAAAGTAAAAGAAATATTGAGTGTAAATGGTAAACTGAAAAGAACCTATTTTACTCAGGCGCTTAAAGGAATCAATGGTTTTGAAAGTCTGGTTAAGAATTATGTAACCAACAATGATGATGTACTTACCGATGCTTTATATGAAGAACTGGACAATAGTGTAGAACGAAGAAACGAACTTCTGGATCACCTGATTGCCCGATTTGCAGAAACATTTAGCGATTATACCTTCCTGATGAAAACACTTTACGGAGTGTCTACAGATGAAATTGTATTGCGAAACAAAGAAGTTTTCCTGAGCGAGTACAGTACATTGAGTGCCGATAGAGGATTGGGGCATAATTATACCCTAACCGCCGATGAGGATATATGGAATACCAGTAACGTTTCCGGAGTACAAAAAAGAATTGCGCGATTGTTGGGGATGAAAGACTATAAACACAGAAATGTGTCCCATTCGCCAGTGCAAATTATGGAAGTTACAGAAAACGGTGTTCCGGGCTTTAAATGGAGAGTTAGGGATACTACTGATAATACCATTATTCTAAGTGGTGTAAAAAGCTTTAAGATTGAGTATGGCGCTACAAGTACGTTAAACGAAGCGGTTTATCAAATCATTCAGATTGATCAGGAAGATCTTGAAAACAAGCTGAATGTGACTTTTAATGGCGGTGAACGTATTGGAAACATCTTCGTTCGCAAATCGGAAATGGATAATTTTTATCTGGAAGTTGTAGACGATTCTCTGGAGCCGGTAGTGATCGCATGTCATAAAAGAACAAACCCGTACACGTCGCAGGATACCTTAAAAACAGGAATCCGTAATCTGGTGGATTATTTCAAACATCGCTTTACCGAAGAAGGGATTTTCCTGGTGGATCACATGACGTTAAAACCAACGGTTAAGAATTATGATTTGATGGGTGGTATTGGTTGTATGGCTATTGAAGACACTTTTGTAGTGATGTATGATGGCGATGGTGGCTCTGGTGCTGCCGATCCGAATGCCTTTATGACCACCTGTGAAGACGGTTGTGAGGACGATATTTTTGATCCGTATTCCTACCGTGTCAGTATAATACTTTCCGGATATGCGTATCGTTTTTCAGATTATGATTTTAGACGCTATGCCGAAACGGTTATCCGACAGGAACTTCCGGCGCATGTTTTAGCAAAAATTTGTTGGGTTGGCGACAGACAGGGTGAGATCGAAACAGCTATGAATGATCTGGCGAATTTCGAAAAGACCTATAAAAAATTCCTTCTCGATAAAGCACGAAATAATATTAGCAGTTTGGGAGGCAGTACTACAGCATTATTGAATGCGCTAACCAGCTTAAATAATATCTATAAGCCGGGAAGGCTGTTAGACTGTGCCGTGGACGATAACGACAGTCTGGATGGAAAAATCATACTAGGACAATCAAACATATAAAACAGAAAAAGAATGAACACTAAATTAGATAGTATCACGACCCAGTATAGAAAGTTCAACGTCAATCAGGCGTTAACCGAGGGGCAATTGAATGAGTTTATTGATTATTTTGAAGATCAGGATCGTTTATCAAGAACCAGACTAAGTGGTGTTGGAATTGGTTGCGGCTTTGAAACGGGCTTATTGGCGGATACTGCTGGACGAATCTCAGTGGTAAACCCGGACCATCAACAACAGGTACAA from Flavobacterium sp. WV_118_3 harbors:
- a CDS encoding GPW/gp25 family protein, which codes for MKINTDFLGIGWSFPPEFNKAEGGVTMTTDVEDINNSLLILLSTRPGERVMFPNYGCDLQEMLFKPLELTLITQMKGIIERAILYHEPRINIISIEIDTTEELEGQVLIHIDYEVRNTNTRSNVVFPFYKGEATAI
- a CDS encoding PAAR domain-containing protein; translated protein: MKPAARITDMHTCPMVTGNVPHVGGPILPAGEPTVLIGGMPAARVGDKAICSGPPDTIAAGSSTVLIGGKPAARQGDTTAHGGVISAGMPTVLIGG
- the vgrG gene encoding type VI secretion system tip protein VgrG; translated protein: MNNSGYIQTAKTPDLVTFKVMSGGTELPVQYGVKSIVVEKEVNRIPHARIVILDGSAPDQDFKLSGENLLIPGKEIEITVGYHSKEETIFKGVVVKHNLKVKNGSTFLIVECKDKAVKMTLGRKSKYFYESKDSDIIEELIGNSGATADVETTAKTHKELVQYRASDWDFMVTRAQANGKLCFVDDGTIKVAKPKVSGEAVETVAFGSSVHEFDGEIDARDQFSTITASSWSYTDQEIVEAEAQDPGITLNGDLSPSDLADVFGIEDLQLRHGGKITQEELQDWSDAKATFQQLAKSRGTVTFQGIPKVKPGVLLKLEGLGKRFNGTIYVTGVRHEVTEGNWLATAQFGLTPTWFSETYDVSEMPGSGIMPAISGLHVGVVTQLESDPDGEDRILVQIPIINNEEEGIWCRVATLDAGENRGSFFRPEIEDEVIIGFINDDPNDAVVLGMLHSSAKPAPITATDDNHEKGFVTRSEMKMIFNDDKISYTLETPAGKKVILDEDADIIKIEDEHSNVLTFKSDGITMESAGDIKIKASGDVSIEGTNVKLKASAQFKAEGSSGSEVSSGAVTVIKGSQVKIN
- a CDS encoding baseplate J/gp47 family protein; amino-acid sequence: MKKIDTFSHYRDGKSQMQRFLTELDPSNLELHDFDLFDWLLFANNFATHVNYFDKNDATTPNGTWEGFFLGADDYSIPRRESVAYKSLKKEVTELVAQFEKDGSLTPHMTLFICFIKLMDFSKKALNNLTKRHLDFYYNEILQIEKQDAKADKVYVIFELAKKAIQERVPEGTLLDAKKDATGKKRVFKTEKELIASQAKVVELKSFLNDKTKKELKIARAVNTLDGIAEKLPETSNYWWPFGYNSNESKPDKSDFKELENAKLGFSIASSLLNLKEGERTVTVTISFRDNGTSKLAALRLDEIENNIKLFYSGEKEWVSGSAIRCTVNDAKSLVLTFTLTKNFPAVVGYNKEVLGGTFLTDFAIARFMIEGNRYYDLYEALAEKEIENVVIAVDVKGVKSILVENDSSALNPEKDYFPFTGQPVTGSNFYIKYPEMFAKKWDKASITINWKNTPESIRDLYQGYTIKPNVVVSKNSFSAAKTKSSVVVQDDHFKANVFLLEKEGWAIKGTDIHLYQKTETGYQTNFTIQNSGSVAGTSESIRLTLKQSALQDVYPKLYTLALTSGETNILIPNEPYIPVTENVELNYSASESAYTGRTTLVKNVKALNILDTVATNRSVLAKNVKSLNLDSVAVKPNILVNSVKSAKNKEVTLFYEDAFGQFEKEMAAPSIVPVHEVGGELFICLDAKPSETVSLLIQALEGSENTLADTFEENENIQWDILSKNTWRTLRNDILTNETKRFLESGIVKFKIPKDIDINTTLFEKKGIWIRAKTKRSYDAVCKIQGIYTQAVLATFQNQDNDLTHLDHGLEAGTIAKLITRVPQIKSVSQPYNSFDGKYKESDAAFYRRVSERLRHKNRAITQWDYEQLVLQEFPDVFMVKCLNHTSEKSFMAPGHVTLVVIPNTKNKNAFDSYQPRVSRASLNKIQNYVNGLNSMHVQTHVINPNYQEATVKIEARFHNEFDEAFYSKQLDEDIKKFISPWAFGDSDVVSFNMKLNVNQLINYLEQLYYVDYIDSIQVTVNGEIQTKYLIEVDPKSILVSAKQHEVAIAKQVCI